A window from Pseudobutyrivibrio ruminis HUN009 encodes these proteins:
- a CDS encoding arabinose isomerase has product MLVETKARVGVFSIALGAYLPQFPSLVPEFEKQFEDFKKSIPDTVEIIDGGVVTTKEQSQAAGDKFRAADVDLVFMQLLTYATSYNMLPAVKDLDVPVVLVNVQKLKALDYDTAGTAEWLGEAYACGAVGEMVADLNRYGKRSAVITGVVEGGDENVAREINEWCLAANCRRRFRDTNIAQIGRPYPGMMDLYIDESNLYRRMGLYTKQFDWEKIWAIADEITDEAVIKAKAEDILDTFDIVGGGDVDKVWEMAKYVVAFEQWVKDEQLGLVASHYDGFAKGIAGKVDSLLIPAFSMLIKQGTACAVEGDMKVAMAMSILKTISGTGQLAEMYTIDFNDDVTLIGHSGSGDAAISQAKKPTMKMMDVFHGKTGGGYLTQFYPPTGPITYLGITQDGEGHFKFVVAEGVNEEGKILQNGDTMMRTRFSCSAAEFVTRWSETGPTHHFGAAVGHHIETIKKVAKVFNVPVEVVVR; this is encoded by the coding sequence ATGTTAGTAGAAACAAAAGCAAGAGTGGGTGTGTTTTCTATCGCCCTTGGCGCATATTTACCACAGTTTCCATCGTTGGTACCAGAATTTGAAAAGCAGTTTGAGGATTTTAAAAAGTCAATTCCGGACACTGTAGAAATAATCGATGGTGGCGTAGTTACTACAAAGGAGCAGTCTCAGGCTGCAGGGGATAAGTTTAGAGCAGCAGATGTAGATTTAGTTTTCATGCAGCTTCTTACATATGCTACAAGCTACAACATGCTTCCAGCAGTAAAGGATTTGGATGTTCCTGTAGTCCTTGTAAATGTTCAGAAGCTTAAGGCACTTGATTACGATACAGCAGGTACAGCAGAGTGGCTTGGAGAAGCCTATGCTTGCGGTGCAGTTGGTGAAATGGTGGCAGATCTTAATCGCTATGGTAAGCGTAGCGCTGTAATTACAGGTGTTGTAGAAGGTGGAGATGAAAATGTCGCAAGAGAAATAAATGAGTGGTGTCTTGCAGCAAATTGTCGACGTCGTTTTAGAGATACAAACATTGCCCAGATTGGAAGACCATATCCTGGCATGATGGATTTATATATCGATGAGTCAAATCTCTACAGAAGAATGGGGCTTTACACAAAGCAGTTTGACTGGGAAAAGATTTGGGCTATTGCAGATGAAATTACAGACGAGGCCGTTATTAAAGCAAAGGCTGAGGACATCTTAGATACATTCGACATTGTTGGTGGTGGCGATGTAGATAAAGTATGGGAAATGGCAAAGTATGTTGTTGCCTTCGAACAATGGGTTAAGGACGAGCAGCTTGGTCTCGTAGCATCTCACTATGACGGATTTGCAAAGGGAATCGCTGGCAAGGTGGACAGCCTTCTTATCCCAGCCTTCTCTATGCTTATAAAGCAGGGAACAGCTTGTGCTGTTGAAGGAGATATGAAGGTTGCTATGGCAATGAGCATTTTGAAGACTATCTCTGGAACAGGTCAGCTGGCAGAAATGTACACTATCGATTTCAACGATGATGTGACTCTTATTGGACATTCAGGTTCTGGTGATGCAGCCATCTCTCAGGCCAAGAAGCCAACTATGAAGATGATGGATGTGTTCCACGGCAAGACAGGCGGCGGATATCTTACACAGTTCTATCCACCTACAGGACCTATCACTTATCTTGGCATCACACAGGATGGCGAGGGTCATTTCAAATTTGTTGTTGCCGAAGGCGTCAACGAGGAAGGTAAGATTCTTCAGAACGGTGACACAATGATGCGTACAAGATTCAGCTGCAGCGCTGCAGAGTTTGTAACCAGATGGAGCGAGACTGGCCCAACACATCATTTTGGTGCAGCAGTGGGTCATCATATTGAAACAATCAAAAAAGTTGCAAAGGTATTTAACGTACCAGTTGAAGTAGTAGTTAGATAA
- a CDS encoding AraC family transcriptional regulator — protein MRNDIYELLNRITDEEKMILEGDTNIRKELYTSEDEFVVDSGKLLAQGKLIDIRPHTRFAYFPTHRHNYIEMVCMLKGQLTTHFVDGETLTLHAGDILLLNRHARHDIEPCGKDDIAINFIILPEFFSRTQIFYDRNDILRDFIVTSLSDKKNYNDYLLYHAAGILPVENLIENLIWTLTYHKNDMNTIAMSTMDLLLMNLCTLSSDTLTDMSRSSNSITIQALEYIDTHFDNGTLDELAQLTGYSIAYLSRLLKQNTGLNFKQLLQQRRLQESAYLLESTTLTTEKIIKKIGYENSAYFYRIFEAKYGLSPKEYRIRSWR, from the coding sequence ATGAGAAATGATATTTATGAACTTCTAAATCGAATAACAGACGAGGAGAAAATGATTCTTGAGGGGGATACAAACATTAGAAAAGAGCTGTATACCTCTGAGGATGAATTTGTTGTAGATTCGGGGAAACTACTGGCCCAAGGCAAGCTAATCGACATTAGGCCTCACACCAGATTTGCATATTTCCCTACACATAGACACAACTATATAGAAATGGTTTGTATGCTAAAGGGACAACTGACAACTCATTTTGTGGATGGCGAAACTTTAACTCTACATGCGGGTGATATATTACTTTTGAATAGACATGCCAGACACGATATTGAGCCATGTGGAAAGGATGATATTGCGATAAATTTCATCATCCTGCCAGAGTTCTTTTCCCGAACCCAAATTTTCTATGATAGAAACGATATTTTAAGAGATTTCATAGTCACATCTCTTTCAGACAAAAAGAATTACAACGACTATCTGCTTTACCACGCTGCTGGAATCCTTCCAGTAGAGAATCTAATTGAAAATCTGATCTGGACTCTCACATATCACAAAAATGATATGAACACTATCGCTATGTCCACAATGGATTTGCTTCTGATGAATCTTTGTACTCTATCATCAGACACTTTAACTGATATGAGCCGGAGCAGTAACTCAATCACAATTCAAGCCCTTGAATACATTGATACCCATTTTGACAATGGCACACTGGATGAACTGGCTCAGCTAACAGGGTATTCAATAGCCTATCTAAGCCGCCTTTTGAAACAAAATACCGGACTAAATTTCAAGCAGCTTCTCCAACAACGAAGACTTCAGGAATCAGCATACCTGTTAGAAAGCACAACCCTTACAACAGAAAAAATCATAAAAAAAATTGGCTACGAAAACTCTGCATATTTCTACAGAATCTTCGAAGCCAAATATGGTCTATCGCCTAAAGAATATAGAATTAGATCATGGCGATAA
- a CDS encoding family 78 glycoside hydrolase catalytic domain: MNISGILKSNLVHWIEPEKKIDTEKRQRPKWVEKSFDVKTINGNEELFITAHGCYEAYINNHRVGDFVFAPGTSEYEKELYVQRYNVAGLLRKGKNTIKVLLGDGWYRSAAGVTGARNLFGTHIGLLAWISSEDTIIVKTDNTWETYPHSEIVSADMCQGEVIDCSKTVQENKSHVYEKNYSFNNLIFTDNPHIVEKERFKGKQIKTPSGKTVIDFGQNIAGYVQMTFNAKSGQKIILTHGETLDENDEFTIENFQPGERHKEGGIFQRIEYTAHDGKNTYKPHFSIFGFRYCLIETDISLEDAEFEAIAVYSDMEETASFESSNEKLNTLFKNAMWSMKGNFCDIPTDCPTRERAGWTGDAGIFVNTGLYLMDCRRIYEKWLASCRANQYKSGAVRNIVPRNNEESFFGKLLSASAGWGDAIIIVTHTLYKRYGEQSIIRENYEAMKKWLMFLRKRAKKGCIKKLLSGSLDSFYDVTSGLDYGEWAEPDIEFASGVDMKGKSGVATAYLSYSARLLAEMADIIGKHEDAKEFLKISQGAKKAYQHRFISNGIIESDRQKDYVRPIAFGLLEEKDISANAKKLNALVEKMDFHLNTGFLSTPFLCKVLADNGYVETAYKLLLQETKPSWLYEVNQGATTVWETWDGKASQNHYSYGAICEWLIEGVCGLRYTFDELVLKPLPSKQLQFAKVSYKSEKGVIKVGWHYEGDKCLYSVNLPDGLSGKLIKPNGEEVIVQGSYICEL, from the coding sequence ATGAACATTAGCGGAATACTAAAATCGAACTTAGTACATTGGATAGAACCAGAAAAGAAAATTGATACAGAAAAAAGACAAAGACCAAAGTGGGTGGAAAAGTCTTTTGATGTAAAAACTATAAATGGTAACGAGGAACTATTTATCACAGCCCATGGATGCTATGAGGCATACATTAATAATCATAGAGTAGGAGACTTTGTTTTTGCTCCAGGCACATCTGAATACGAAAAGGAACTATATGTTCAAAGGTATAACGTTGCAGGTCTTTTGAGGAAAGGTAAAAATACTATTAAGGTATTGCTTGGAGATGGTTGGTATCGAAGTGCAGCAGGTGTTACTGGCGCAAGAAATCTTTTTGGAACCCATATAGGGCTTTTGGCATGGATTTCTTCGGAAGATACTATTATTGTGAAGACTGATAATACATGGGAGACTTATCCTCATTCTGAAATTGTGTCTGCGGATATGTGTCAGGGAGAAGTAATTGATTGTTCTAAAACCGTACAAGAAAACAAATCACATGTATACGAGAAGAACTATTCCTTTAACAATCTAATATTTACTGATAATCCTCATATTGTTGAAAAGGAAAGATTTAAGGGAAAGCAAATAAAAACTCCATCTGGAAAAACGGTCATAGATTTTGGTCAAAATATTGCAGGATATGTTCAGATGACATTTAATGCAAAGTCTGGTCAAAAAATCATATTGACTCATGGTGAAACTCTAGATGAAAATGATGAGTTTACTATTGAAAATTTTCAACCTGGAGAACGTCACAAAGAAGGTGGTATTTTTCAAAGAATTGAGTATACAGCTCATGATGGCAAAAATACTTACAAGCCTCATTTTTCTATCTTTGGATTCAGATATTGCTTGATAGAAACAGATATTTCGTTAGAGGACGCAGAATTTGAGGCAATAGCTGTGTATTCAGATATGGAAGAAACAGCAAGCTTTGAGTCAAGCAATGAAAAGCTCAATACTTTGTTCAAAAATGCAATGTGGAGCATGAAGGGAAATTTCTGCGATATACCAACGGATTGTCCGACTAGAGAAAGAGCAGGTTGGACTGGTGACGCGGGGATTTTCGTGAATACTGGTCTATATTTAATGGATTGTAGACGAATTTATGAAAAATGGCTGGCAAGTTGCAGAGCAAATCAATATAAATCTGGAGCTGTTAGAAATATCGTACCAAGAAACAATGAGGAAAGTTTCTTTGGAAAGCTTTTATCTGCATCTGCTGGATGGGGAGATGCAATTATTATTGTTACACACACTTTGTATAAGAGATATGGTGAGCAGTCGATTATTCGTGAAAACTATGAGGCAATGAAAAAGTGGCTCATGTTTCTCAGAAAAAGAGCTAAAAAAGGCTGTATAAAAAAACTTCTTAGCGGCAGTTTAGACAGTTTTTATGATGTTACATCAGGACTTGATTATGGAGAATGGGCTGAACCAGATATAGAATTTGCAAGTGGAGTAGATATGAAAGGTAAGAGTGGAGTCGCAACTGCTTATTTAAGCTACTCTGCGAGGCTCTTAGCTGAAATGGCGGATATCATTGGAAAGCATGAAGATGCAAAAGAATTTTTGAAGATAAGCCAAGGAGCAAAAAAAGCATATCAGCATCGTTTTATTTCAAATGGTATTATTGAGTCAGATCGACAAAAGGATTATGTAAGGCCGATTGCATTTGGCCTTTTAGAAGAGAAGGACATAAGTGCCAATGCTAAAAAACTAAATGCCTTAGTTGAAAAGATGGATTTTCATTTAAATACAGGCTTTTTATCGACACCTTTTTTATGCAAAGTGCTTGCCGATAACGGTTATGTAGAAACTGCTTACAAGCTACTTTTGCAGGAAACAAAACCAAGTTGGCTATATGAGGTAAATCAAGGCGCTACAACCGTTTGGGAAACATGGGATGGAAAAGCATCTCAAAACCATTACAGCTACGGAGCAATTTGTGAATGGTTGATAGAGGGTGTTTGTGGTCTACGATACACATTTGATGAACTAGTATTAAAGCCACTACCAAGTAAACAGTTACAATTCGCGAAGGTCTCTTATAAATCTGAAAAAGGAGTCATAAAAGTAGGCTGGCACTATGAGGGTGATAAATGTCTTTATAGTGTAAATTTGCCTGATGGTTTATCTGGAAAATTGATAAAGCCTAATGGTGAAGAGGTAATAGTTCAAGGAAGCTATATTTGTGAATTATAA